The Gopherus flavomarginatus isolate rGopFla2 chromosome 4, rGopFla2.mat.asm, whole genome shotgun sequence genomic interval tctctctctctctcgtggtCTTTTGGTTTTCATGCTACTTGATTAATTAGGACAAGATTTTTTTTGAAAGGAGGCATGAGTATAAGCcagaacacagacacacacgaCTCCAATAAGTTATATTTAGGACATATTATTTGTAAGATCTTCCAGCTAAAAGTGGAGTGgcagttttattttcctttaaatgaAAGGTTGGAGTTAAGATTTAATGATCCATTGTCATCAAAGTGTCTCTTCCCAGATTTAGGTTGCTGTAAAATCTTTGCACCTGATTCTTTGAATAAATGGCAGCAGCGGAAGATCATTGGATTTTATTTTGATTGGTTCAGTGCATTTAGTTCCATTATACTATTATCTATATTTTAATAGGTTATATGGTTTCTCAATACGAGAGAGATTCTTATAAATGCTTGTGAAGTTTGGATTGGAGAGTTTTGaatattcactttttaaaattctcaGATGCAGTCTTTAAAAAAGCCACAAGATTTATTTTCGCTGCTAAAATCTGCTTTTTGAAAAGTGGATGTTGACAAAGAAACATTACGAGCCAACTAGAGGTAAATTAATTCTTGTATAAAGAAGAATTCCATCTTACACTTCCAGCCCAGaactctccagcttctctctctttcactagTTTTGAATAAACATAAATCAACTGcccttttttaatattaataaacCTGCAGTCTGGTGCGTTGTAATCATCTTCTGCTCTGGCAAGGGAAATGGtgtctgcaaaggaaaaaaaggaagtggaTAAAGGGTATATATTAGACTCTCTCTGAAGAAAGTAATCAGAGAAAAGGCTGCCAGATTTCATCTTACACTATTTTTAGCCTGTACTAAGCAAAGTAAAGTAAAGCCAGAGACACTCACTTTATCAAAACATTAGCTACAACGGTGTGctcagaaaaatgtttttaactacACCTACCTTTGATTATAATGGATTTTGAAACAAAATCCTTGAAAAAGCAGTATGTGGAATATAAATTAATTTCACATGTGGTTTTGCCAcattgtaccttttaaaaaaaaaatgtcaagagACCGATTTAATACAGCAAAGCTAACCAGCAGCTCGTTCTTACGTTTCAAAGCTAGCCACTACTTCGtataaaaaacacatttaaattttGATCATATGCTCTACTaaagtttaaacaaaaatacTTACAAACACACTCCTCATCAGCACAGAGCTTTTTGCTGGCAAGTTTGTCCATAAAAATTCCAGTCACGCCAGGATATGCAACTCCAAGGCATAAAAATAGTATAACCAAATCAATAGTTAGTGTCATTTTTCTATCGGTGTTCTTTGCTAGCACTTCTCTCTCAAATGCATGTTACGTCTGGTAATACTTATCTTTTATTGAAAAGCTAGACATCTGGACAAACATCCCTGACCAATGGGAAGAGATTAAGTTAACATTCCACTACTTTAAGAGGAACCACAGGGCCCCAGGGGACCCTCAGGTTTTATTTATCAAATACAATTCCTTTCCAAAGCCTTTTTGTACCATTTATTCAATAAACTGCTGTATTACAGAGACATTCTATACTTTCCTGTAGGCCTTTGTTAAGTGTAATATTCTTATCACCACCTCAGGCAAAATTTGTCTgaagatgaaaaaaataaatcagtcccTGTTAAGCAGCAAATGAAATAACATCCCTTAAAGTCCATAAATCCTTTATTCTCATGAAATGTACAAAAACAATAAAGTCAGAGCTTTCTGGGGCAGACTGTCTCTGTGTCATGTTTCTACAGAGCCCTTAGGCACTACTGCAAATATAAATAAACCTAGTCTGTGACACAGGTAGTTGAATCTCAGTGAAAGGCTTTGCGTATCAGCAAATTACATTTGAAATTTAGGCACTGCACATTCATAGCATGGACAAAGCTTTAATTTCATTGGGCGCTCCAGTTAAAAAGCAAACA includes:
- the OTOR gene encoding otoraplin, which codes for MTLTIDLVILFLCLGVAYPGVTGIFMDKLASKKLCADEECVYTISLARAEDDYNAPDCRFINIKKGQLIYVYSKLVKEREAGEFWAGSVYGEQYEDQMGTVGYFPSNLVLEQHVYQEANKTIPTTAIDFFCE